The proteins below are encoded in one region of Lagenorhynchus albirostris chromosome 7, mLagAlb1.1, whole genome shotgun sequence:
- the LOC132523431 gene encoding LOW QUALITY PROTEIN: ubiquitin-like protein FUBI (The sequence of the model RefSeq protein was modified relative to this genomic sequence to represent the inferred CDS: inserted 1 base in 1 codon) has protein sequence MQLFVRAQELHTLEVTGQETVAQIKAHVASLEGIAPEDQVLLVAGTPLEDEATLGQCGVEALSALEVAGRVLGGKVHGSLARAGKVRGQTPKVGKQEXKKTKTDRAKRRMQYNRRFVNVVPTSGKKKGPNANS, from the exons ATGCAGCTCTTTGTCCGTGCCCAGGAGCTACACACTCTCGAGGTGACCGGCCAGGAGACGGTCGCCCAGATCAAGGCTCATGTAGCCTCTTTGGAGGGCATCGCTCCAGAAGATCAAGTGCTGCTCGTGGCAGGCACGCCCCTAGAGGATGAGGCTACCCTGGGCCAGTGTGGGGTGGAGGCTCTGAGCGCTCTGGAAGTAGCCGGCCGCGTGCTTGGAGGTAAAGTCCATGGTTCCCTGGCCCGAGCTGGGAAAGTAAGAGGTCAGACACCAAAGGTGGGcaaacaag aaaagaagacGAAGACGGACCGGGCCAAGAGGCGTATGCAGTACAACCGGCGCTTTGTCAATGTTGTGCCTACCTCTGGCAAGAAGAAGGGCCCCAATGCCAACTCTTAA